The Nostoc sp. PCC 7524 nucleotide sequence ATAAAGGTTAACAGACACAACTGAGCTTTTTTCTGGTTTTCTTGAGTTATTAATAATGACCAATTTCCAGAGCCTATATCAGGATAAGTTCGGGAGTTATCAATCAATATATTTGACATCTATCGCAGGTTATAATTTTCCGCAAAAACAATAATTAATTACAATAATCTCAAAAATTATAAGCCAAAATTTTTAATATTATAAAATGTATAAATTACAACTAAATATGATGAACATAAAAACAACAAAAAAGCGCAATTTATACTTTGAAAGACTAATGGCAACTATTGCCACATTCAACTTATGCTTAGTTGCCTTTGATTTGACTTACGTACCCTGGAGAGATTTTTATTTACGGAGACTTCCTCAAATTACCCAAATTTACGACCCCATTAAAGGTATTGAACCTCACAGAGAAACAGCAAATTACCTAGAAAAAGTCAATGCACTAGAAGAAAAAGTTAGTCAGACAGGTTTAACATCACCACAAGCCAATGCTCAGTTAGAAGATCTGAGGCGGCTCAGTCGAGAAATGATTGACAGCAATCCCTTTGCAGCCGTTGGTAAAAGTGGAACTTTAGAAAAAATCAAAAACCGAATGCGCGATCGCATCGGTCAAGAATCCGCCAAACAATCCTTCGCGACCTTTTGGAGTCAGTCTTATTTAACTAATCGAGGCTGGAAACAAGAAATCAATTTCTTCAATCAGAAAATTAGACCGTTAATTGCTACCAACTACTACCGTCCCATCGGAGAAAACAGCGAATTTTTTGACTTATTTTGGTTGATTGATTTACCCTTTATCTTGTTATTTGGTACAGAGTTATTAATTCGTGTCTTTTATATCAAACGGAGTCATATAGGTTTTAGTTGGTTAAACGCTATATTGTGGCGTTGGTATGATTTATTTTTGCTGCTCCCCTTCTGGCGATGGTTGCGAATCATACCTGTAACTATTCGTTTAGATCAAGCAGAATTATTGGACTTGCAACCAATTAACTGGCAATTTCATCAAACATTTTTAGCAAACTTTGCCGAAGAAATTACAGAAATTGTAGTGATTCGAGTGATTAACCAAATCCAGATTTCGATTCAACGGGGTGAACTAACACGTTGGTTGTTACAAAAAGAGAACCTACGCCCCTACATCGATATCAATGATGTCAATGAACTAGAAGCGATCGCAGGTCTTTTGGTAAGAACCATTGTCTATCAAGTTTTACCAAAAATTCAACCAGAACTCGCTGCGATCGTACACCACAACATTGAAAGCGTATTACATCAAGTTCCTCTCGCTCGTAACCTGCAATTATTACCTGGAGTCACTAAGGCACAAAATCAACTCAGTGAACAACTAGCAACTCAACTCACCACCAATCTCTACAATGCCCTAGTCAACGCCGTCGAAGATCCCGTAGCTGCCAAACTCACAACTCAACTTGTAGAAAGTTTCAGCAAGGCACTAGGCACTGAAATCCAGCAAAAGCAAGTAATTTCCCAAATCCAAAGCTTACTCGTTGACTTTCTAGAAGAAATCAAGCTCAACTACGTAAAACGCCTATCTCAAGAAGACTTCGACCAAATTCTAGAACAAACCCGACAACTCAAAACACAAGGGAGCATCCAGCCAATAGTGGAACAACGTACTACTCTCCCAGAGATTAGATATCAGCGTCGTGGTAAGTGAAGGGCAAGGGTAGCACAGGAGAATAAACTATTGCCTATTGCCTACTAACTATTAACTAATGACTATTGACTATTAAAGAAATGCGCTACACTCAAATGAGGGCGAACCACTACTGGTTCGTCACAAGACTTCTTGGAAGATATCCCTATCGCAGGAAGTGGGTTGATGCCCACTTTTTTTATTGATTTCGCTCATGGCTCATCCTCTAGTTCCACAAATTACAGATTTGGCAATACCAGTAGCAGAACAACTGGGTTTAGAAGTCGTTGGCATTGTTTTTCACACCAACCAACGCCCACCAGTATTGCGGGTAGATATCCGCAATCCCCAGCAAGATACCGGTTTGGATGATTGTGAGCGCATGAGCCGTGCTTTAGAAACATCCTTAGATGCTGCGGAGATCATTCCAGATGCTTATGTTTTGGAAGTGTCTAGTCCTGGTATTTCGAGGCAACTTGTAACCGACAGGGAATTTATTTCCTTTAAAGGATTTCCTGTCATTGTCTCCACTGCCCCACCCCACGAAGGACAACAAGAGTGGAATGGTCAATTGATTCGCCGGGATGAGACAAAAGTTTACTTAAATCAGAAAGGTCGTGTCATCGAAATTCCTCGCTCCCTAATTACCAGGGTGCAGTTAGATGAGCGCCGATAAACAAGCAGCGAGGAACTAGAGGCTAGGGACGCTTAGGCTAGCAGTTAGGGACTAGAGTCAAACTTTTCTCTAATCCCTATTGTCTAATGCCTAGTTTTTTATCTTGCTTAATTCTTCATCCCCAATTGCTCCTAATCCCCAAAAGGAGCCTAGAATTCCCCAATTTTCAATCCCTAATTTTTAAAGGAGATTGCTTATGTCAATGGTGAGTTTACCAGGATTAAAAGATTTAATTGAAAGTATTAGTCGTGAACGTAATTTACCTCGGTTAGCAGTGCAATCAGCAATTAGAGAAGCACTCCTCAAAGGCTATGAACGTTACCGTCGCGCTCAAAACTTAGAACGCAAGCAGTTCGATGAAGATTATTTCGACAACTTTGAAGTCGAACTCGATATTGACGGAGAAGGTTTTCGCGTGCTTTCCACAAAAACTATTGTGGAAGAAGTGAATAATACTGATCATCAAATCTCTTTAGATGAAGTACAACAAGTAGCTCCAGAAGCGCAGTTAGGCGACTCTGTAGTTCTGGATGTTACCCCAGATCAGGGAGAGTTTGGGCGCATGGCAGCAATGCAAACCAAGCAGGTGCTAGCCCAAAAACTGCGGGATCAACAGCGCCAGATGGTACAAGAAGAGTTCCAAGATTTAGAAGGGACGGTACTACAAGCCAGAGTTTTAAGATTTGAGCGCCAGTCAGTAATTTTGGCAGTCAGTAGCGGTTTTGGTCAACCAGAAGTAGAAGCTGAACTACCAAAGCGGGAACAACTACCAAACGATAACTATCGTGCTAATGCTACATTTAAGGTGTATCTTAAAAAAGTTTCCCAAGGACAACAACGTGGGCCACAACTCCTCGTATCTCGCGCTGATGCTGGGTTAGTAGTTTACTTATTTGCCAACGAAGTCCCAGAGATTGAAGACGAAGTAGTAAGAATTGTTGCCGTAGCACGGGAAGCCAATCCTCCCTCCCGATATGTAGGCCCACGGACTAAAATAGCTGTAGATACCCTTGATCGAGATGTAGACCCAGTAGGCGCGTGTATTGGTGCTAGAGGATCACGGATTCAGGTAGTAGTGAACGAATTACGCGGTGAAAAAATAGACGTAATTCGTTGGTCTCCAGACCCAGCAACATATATTGCCAATGCTTTGAGTCCAGCGAGAGTAGACGAAGTGCGGCTCATGGACCCTGAAACCCGACAAACTCACGTATTAGTAGCTGAAGATCAACTGAGTTTAGCCATCGGTAAAGAAGGGCAAAATGTCCGTTTGGCAGCCCGCTTAACTGGTTGGAAAATCGACATTAAAGACAAAGCCAAATATGATCACGCAGGAGAAGATGCCAAATTCGCTGCTGCCCGCGCCCAATATAAACTAGAGGAAGATGAAATAGAACTAGAGGAGCTAGAGGATGAAGAAAATCAAACAGAAGAACTAGAAGAACTAGAAGAATTAGAAGATGAAGCTTTAGATACTGAATATGATGACGAGTAATTTATGAGCCTGAAGAAAGTTCTGGTAGGATGGACATCAGTACCAGTCTTCATGATTACTTCAAATCAGGCAACTTTTTATGAATAGAGATTGGCCAAGCCAACTTTATGATTACCAACAACATTTCTGTTAAATTCTCAGAAAACCGATGAAACCCAACTATCGGCGTTGTGTTAGTTGCCGCAAAGTAGGCTTAAAAGAAGAGTTTTGGCGGATTGTCCGAGTATTTCCTTCGGGAAAGGTACAATTGGATGAGGGCATGGGGCGTTCAGCTTACATTTGCCCAAACCATAGCTGCTTGCAAGCAGCGCAGAAAAAAAATAGACTAGGGCGATCGCTACGTGCATCAGTACCAGAAACACTGTACCAGACATTGTGGCAACATCTAGCCCAAAAAAATCCCCAAAATCAAAATTTAGGTTGAAAAGCATTCTTGGCGGTAATCCG carries:
- the rimP gene encoding ribosome maturation factor RimP translates to MAHPLVPQITDLAIPVAEQLGLEVVGIVFHTNQRPPVLRVDIRNPQQDTGLDDCERMSRALETSLDAAEIIPDAYVLEVSSPGISRQLVTDREFISFKGFPVIVSTAPPHEGQQEWNGQLIRRDETKVYLNQKGRVIEIPRSLITRVQLDERR
- the nusA gene encoding transcription termination factor NusA, producing the protein MSMVSLPGLKDLIESISRERNLPRLAVQSAIREALLKGYERYRRAQNLERKQFDEDYFDNFEVELDIDGEGFRVLSTKTIVEEVNNTDHQISLDEVQQVAPEAQLGDSVVLDVTPDQGEFGRMAAMQTKQVLAQKLRDQQRQMVQEEFQDLEGTVLQARVLRFERQSVILAVSSGFGQPEVEAELPKREQLPNDNYRANATFKVYLKKVSQGQQRGPQLLVSRADAGLVVYLFANEVPEIEDEVVRIVAVAREANPPSRYVGPRTKIAVDTLDRDVDPVGACIGARGSRIQVVVNELRGEKIDVIRWSPDPATYIANALSPARVDEVRLMDPETRQTHVLVAEDQLSLAIGKEGQNVRLAARLTGWKIDIKDKAKYDHAGEDAKFAAARAQYKLEEDEIELEELEDEENQTEELEELEELEDEALDTEYDDE
- a CDS encoding YlxR family protein — encoded protein: MKPNYRRCVSCRKVGLKEEFWRIVRVFPSGKVQLDEGMGRSAYICPNHSCLQAAQKKNRLGRSLRASVPETLYQTLWQHLAQKNPQNQNLG